In a genomic window of Callospermophilus lateralis isolate mCalLat2 chromosome 12, mCalLat2.hap1, whole genome shotgun sequence:
- the Gjb6 gene encoding gap junction beta-6 protein has product MDWATLHTFIGGVNKHSTSIGKVWITVIFIFRVMILVVAAQEVWGDEQEDFVCNTLQPGCKNVCYDHFFPISHIRLWALQLIFVSTPALLVAMHVAYYRHETARRFRRGEKRNEFKDLEDIKKQKVRIEGSLWWTYTSSIFFRIIFEAAFMYVFYFLYNGYHLPWVLKCGIEPCPNLVDCFISRPTEKTVFTIFMISASVICMLLNVAELCYLLLKVCFRRSKRTQTQRNHPNHAIKESKQNEMNELISDSGQNAITGFPS; this is encoded by the coding sequence ATGGATTGGGCGACCCTGCACACTTTCATTGGGGGTGTGAATAAACACTCCACCAGCATTGGGAAGGTGTGGATCACAGTCATCTTCATTTTCCGAGTCATGATCCTTGTGGTGGCCGCCCAGGAAGTGTGGGGTGATGAACAGGAAGACTTTGTCTGCAACACTCTGCAACCAGGATGCAAGAACGTGTGCTACGACCACTTCTTCCCCATCTCCCACATCCGCCTGTGGGCCTTGCAGCTGATCTTTGTGTCCACCCCGGCACTGCTGGTGGCCATGCATGTGGCCTACTACAGACATGAAACTGCCCGCAGGTTCAGGCGAGgagagaagagaaatgaattcAAAGACCTAGAAGACATAAAAAAGCAGAAGGTTCGAATAGAGGGATCCCTGTGGTGGACATACACCAGCAGCATCTTCTTCCGAATTATCTTCGAGGCTGCCTTTATGTATGTGTTTTACTTCCTGTACAATGGGTACCACCTGCCCTGGGTGCTGAAATGTGGGATTGAGCCCTGCCCCAATCTTGTTGACTGCTTTATTTCCAGACCAACTGAGAAAACTGTGTTTACGATTTTTATGATTTCTGCATCTGTGATTTGCATGTTGCTTAATGTGGCCGAGCTGTGTTATCTGCTGCTGAAAGTGTGTTTTAGGAGATCCAAAAGAACCCAGACCCAAAGAAATCACCCCAACCATGCCATAAAAGAGAGTAAGCAAAATGAAATGAATGAGCTGATTTCAGATAGTGGTCAAAATGCAATCACAGGTTTTCCAAGTTAA